TTGCGAAGGTTGTGGGACTTGCATGGAAGAATGTCCCATGGGAGCCATCGAAGTCGAGGAAGGGTGATTCAGCTTACTCCCCCCAAAATTTGCCTGAGTTTCTTCAAATCTTGCCAAAATTCCCTCTTTGCCTGAGGATTTTTTAGTGCCTGTTCCGGATCATGTGTTAAAAGAACCTGCATATCAGGTCTTAATTTAAAAACTTTTCCGGGACTGAAAGAATCCTTATATTCCTCCAAGGAAATCGTCTTTAAAAAGGCAAAAGCCAATGGTCCCATGGCCACGATCACCTTTGGTCCCAATATTTCTATCTCGGTTTTCAAATACTCTTTGCATGCTTCGATGTGTTCGATGGACACACTTTGGACATCGGGTAAAAAACATTTCACAGCATTTGTACCGTAAACATCGGTTATATCCATATTCAATCTACCAAAGGCTTTGTATAAAGCCTCCCCCACATTCCCAAAGAAAGCCATGCCTTCTGAATCCTCGAGCTTGGTCGGCGCACCCTTAACGAACATGATATCGGCAAGGGGATAGCCGGCACCGGGAAGTGGCTGTTCGCAAGCTTTTCGAAAACTGCATCTTACACAACTCCTTATCCTTTCGGCCAAACAATTTATCTCCCCTATCGCCTTCTCCAAAATTTTCAAGAATATCTCACTTTCCTTGGACCAAATCATTGGTTATCGCCCCTCTAGCCCATCTTAAAAATTAGGCTTAAACCTCCAAAATCCTCCAAAATCATCGGTTTAAATGAGCCAGAACGAAAAAGGCTTTGAGGGCTGGGAACTAGGTAGAAATAAAAAGGTAAAGGGTGAAATATATTATTTATAGGTTAGACATAAATCGCTACGACAGAAGCTCTTTTTGCTGGAATTACGTCCAGGGCATAGGTGAAATTTAAAGATAGATGCAAAAGTTTAGTTAATAAATAGGGGACTGGTGAAGGATTTTTAACCCATGGGCCATGACCCGTGTCCCATGACATTTATTTATCTGATGAATA
Above is a window of Actinomycetota bacterium DNA encoding:
- a CDS encoding uracil-DNA glycosylase, encoding MIWSKESEIFLKILEKAIGEINCLAERIRSCVRCSFRKACEQPLPGAGYPLADIMFVKGAPTKLEDSEGMAFFGNVGEALYKAFGRLNMDITDVYGTNAVKCFLPDVQSVSIEHIEACKEYLKTEIEILGPKVIVAMGPLAFAFLKTISLEEYKDSFSPGKVFKLRPDMQVLLTHDPEQALKNPQAKREFWQDLKKLRQILGGVS